TTCATGTTTGCATTATTTAGAATACTAAGAGAGAGATTTGGCTCGATACAGCTTTCATTTGGACTTATTATGCAAGTGGTGTGATACCATGATAGCTAATTATACTTCTTTAGGAATAGACAAACCTCTAATTGTTTTTGGTTTTAGCATGTATTGATGATCCTGGAACAAGGACTAGTCTGTTGATTCCCACCTGATACTTATTTTAATACTCACTTCACATAATGCTTTTTAATTAACTTATGCATGTAGGTATAAAATTTTAAGATGCAATCAAACTAGTGGCTTGTTCTCAAGCACCTGTTTGTAGTTGTAGCTCTTCATATATGAAGTCGGGTTTGTTCATGCAGGATCTTGCTTATCAATAGTTCAAGCCGTTGCTCTGTTGTGTTGGTAGTGTAGGAATGAAAACTTTACCTTTCTCTATATGCTGGACTTTCAGTTACTTCTCATTTATCTTATACTAGAGCATATGTTAGCTAGAAGAGTATCTTCTTATCTTAGCATTCTTATGCTATATAAATGTGATAGTTGCTTGAAGATTCTCTGGAAGAAAGGTTGGAAAAGATTGATGCTCCTAGTATGGATTTCGAAATGGCAGATGTTGAAGCGAGAGAAGGTGAACTGGAAGAAAATAAGGTTGTTTACTTGTATAGAGATTTTCACAGTTACTCTCAAACTGTACTACTGGCGGAAGtaaccttttcttttcctttttcgtttAGCTGACCAATATTTTCTACAATTCATTTTCAGAAAAGATCTGATGTCAAGCAAGGCACTACAACAAAAAAGTTGAAAAAGGATAAGGTTGCTGGTGCTACAGCAAAAGCTCATCGTTCAGATAGTGTTACTGCACCATGTGTAAAACCTGAGCTAGCACAGCCAGTAATGTATATCTGAAATGACCTTGTCAAGTTGTGTTTTATGATTAATTCTTATATGTATTTCCTGTTTCATCATTCTAGGGAGCATATTAATTTGGACTGTTGCTACTCCTGACCTCTCAATTTGTCCATTTAATGCCAAGTTGCTAAAACAGTGTTTATAATAGTATAAATCTGGAATTCCTTGGTTCTTTTAGTCGAGATCCATGAGATTGTGTTTTATGGATGTATATAATGTTACTTTTGATGAGAGTACTGGTGATCTATTCTGTCTCAACTCAATTAGATTATTTCTGTCTCAACTCTCAACTCAATTAGATTATGAGATTATGCAATGCTCCAGGGACCGACATGTGAGATAATACTAAAAACATGTTGCAAGTTCAACTTACAGGGTTCTGTAGATATCGAAGTTTCTTGTTGGAGAATGTGGTATATATGATCATGTTGCGTATAGAGTTTGTTTTAGTGTACCCTACTTAAACAGAACTGATTAACGACTTCagcaataaatcaatttaccATGTTGAGTTAAAGGGTGGGGGTTGTTAGATGATCAGCTTTCAATGTTGAGTTAAAGGATAAGGAGGATGTTGTGGTATAGATGCACTAGCATGTTTTAAGTGTTGTGGTTCAGGGGTTAAGGTTAGATGTGTATTGCTACAGTAGATTGTATATTTgctttattattttctttcccCTTTGGAAAGAAGAGGGAAGGGGCTAGATGATTGACTGGTTTTGTTGGTTTATTGTCTGTGTGGAGTTATTTTGAACTGTTTTATAATCAACTAATCGCTTCCACTATTGAAATGATCGTGAATCTATACATATTCCTATCTCATTCTGTAAATGATTCATGTGATggaatgatattaacttatttTAATTGAATCTGCTAGCTAATTTGGGTAAAGAATTTGAACTAATACTTGTTTTCTGTACATTTAGACCGCTAGAGGTGGAACATTCTATTCTTGAAGATTTGAGGAACCGTGTGCAGTTGAGTAGCATGGCATTGCCTTCCATTAGCTTATACACTTTTATCAACACTCATGACAGGTATGCTTTTCATAAAGAAATTACTATTAATTGTCTGGCAGTCTATGCATATCAGAATCATGGTGATAAATGGGAACTGTTCTGCAGCTTGAATTGTGCTTCAATATCTCATGATGGGTCAATGGTAGCCGGTGGATTTTCAGATTCATCATTGAAGGTTTCTTATTGTTCTATGTACTCTATTTTCATAATCAATTGTCTTTGCTCATTGATGTGCTAATTAAAGTTCAATGGACAGGTTTGGGACATGGCAAAGCTTGGGCAACAGAATGTAATCTGTAAGTTAATGTGTTAGTTCTCTCCACCTTTTAAAACAAGGGTCAAttacactttcacacccaaagtATGTCTTGGTTTTTCAGAAATGGAACACACTTTAGACTTTGACGTATTAGTACCACCCATTACATGTATTGTGTTTTCAAATCTAGACCAGGTTGAATTTTCCAGTACCGTATACTCGCATTGGCAGTCTGAACTTCATGtggaatatattattatatattaatatgtggAAGGAACCTTACTAGCTAGATCCATGTCACTATTTTCTATCTTGTTCATATTTCTCAAGGGTGTGAAACTGCCAAAGCAACTATCCGGTATTGGAAAAGTTCACCCGCTCTAGATGTTAATGCAGAATACATTTATTGGGTACTACTAATATGTTAAAGTCGAGAttatgttatactccctccagcCGATAAGAATGTGCTCACTGATTATGTGCAAGAGGTTTAATAAAAGTTGGGTGGTGTTGATTTTAAGCAGAGAACGGGTCCCATTTTTTATTATAGGGGTAAGTGGAGAAGGGTCCCACTTATGTAGTTAAAGGATAAATGATGTGGGCCATTCTTGGTTCTGTTGTACGTAAGTTTAAAAAATAGAGTAAAAATATAAGGGGGGTTTCTAAAAAAAGGAATGACCAGACTCCTGTGCggcggactaaaatggaaaattgaGCACTCTTGTGGTATAGAGGGAGTACTTTCTTTAATTAGCCAAATTGGGTTGTAAAAATGCTATCAACCCATTAAAATTCTTTTGTGTCTTTATGTTCTACTTTTAATATCTGATGGATTTAACGTAGGCAAGATTTTGTTTCAGTGTAGGTCCTCCTGTAGGAGGACTTCCATTCATTAAAACAAGCTATAATTTGGTGATTAGTGGGTCTTATTCCCTGTCAAATTTCAGACTTTTAGTTGCTTAATGTTGATCTTATCCCCAATTCAATCTTTATATGCAGTATTGTCATGCATATAGATAAGTTTGATCTGAACAATCTTGTCATTCTGATTCTAAAGAAACTTTTGCCAAAGATTCTTGATGTTATCTTGAAGTAGTGTATGTGATAATTCATACCTTTTTTTACCAAGTGGTTTGCATATAGGAGTCCTCCTTTTTGCGGCCAAAACATAATTTTTGTGTTTATCAATGTATTTTGATGTTGACTCTAGAATGCCAGCTCCTTCGCAGGGTGAAAATGATTTGGCTGCCAATGAGCCTAGCTCAACTGCTGGGGGAAGAAATTACACATTATTCCGAGGTCATGCCGGACCTGTGCATTCTGCCACTTTTAGTCCGTTTGGGGATTTCATTCTGTCTTCTTCATCAGATTCTACAAGTAAGTTATACTTcacaattattcttttttttttgctccTCTAATGGTTTCCTTAAGCAATCGATGGCATGTGATTGCAGTTCGACTATGGAGCTCAAGACTGAATGCAAATCTCGTCTGCTACAAGGGTCATAATTACCCTGTATGGGATGTACAGGTAGGAGTAAAAGCAATTAGCTCCAATTATTATGAGTTATGGGAACCTGCTCTTTATTGGATAAACAGAAAAGAAGATATTCATCTTCTATGCAAATTTTGTTATGTGCATGCCTGGACTAATGTATCTGTGATAAACTCATGCAGTTTAGTCCACTTGGCCACTATTTTGCTAGTGCTTCACATGATCGCACAGCAAGGATCTGGTCGATGGACAGAATACAGCCTCTAAGGATTTTGGCAGGTCATTTATCTGATGTAGATGTAAGTATTTTATTTGGGTGGCTAAGCATGCTAATTCTACGAGTATGATCTTCAGTAACTTAAAGTAGTTTTATCGCCTTCTTTGGTTTCCATCTTAGTGTGTGCAATGGCATGCAAATTGCAACTATCTCGCTACCGGATCTAGTGACAAAACAGTGCGCCTATGGGATGTCCAGAGTGGCGAGTGTGTTAGAATATTCATTGGTCACAGAAGTATGATCTTAAGTTTGGCAATGTCACCTGATGGTCGCTATATGGCATCTGGTGATGAAGATGGTACAATAATGATGTGGGATCTTGCATCTGGACGCTGCCTTGCCCCATTCGTCGGCCATGGCTCTTGCATTTGGTCACTGGCTTTCAGGTAGAGTGCGCTTCTCCAGCTTCTTGTACTCAAATCTTTAAGGGCTTGTGTCAAGTAGAAGACGGCTTTTCAGTCTTTCAATTGTGAACTATCCTTTCAGCTGTGAAGGTTCGCTTCTAGCTTCAGGTTCTGCTGACTGCACTGTGAAGATATGGGATGTAGCTACAAGCTCAAGAGTGCCAAAATCAGATGAGAAGTAAGTTTAACTAGAAAATATGTACCTTTTTTCAGCATTATGGTTTCATAATTGGGTCTTCATCCTCAGCGGCAAAAATGGGTACACAAGCAGACCGAGATCGCTGAAAACCTTGCTCACCAAATCTACTCCTGTCTACGCTCTGCAGGTAAACCCATCACTTCACCTTTAATCCTTCACTCCGTTTAACTGAATCAAGTCTATTGCTTTTGGTGACTGCTTGCTTTAACAGTTCTCCAGAAGAAACCTTTTATTTGCTGCCGGCGCTCTCTCAAAGCAGTTGTAGATCAATTATGTGGTGCCTCGAGTTTGGAAGCTAAGCTCTTCAACTTACTATGCTACCTGTGAAACGACTACACTTTCTCCATCTTGCTTTTGTCTGAGTATCAGTTTTGATAACTTAGCTATTTCATTTATCCAATCTTTTTCTATATGGTGTAGAACTAGTTTTATGAGGTATACTGGTTGTATTCTTATTTCTTAGCTCGTTTTATGACGTGTAGCTGTATTTTGTTGCTTGAACCTATATTTGGAGGAAAGGCTTTGTCAAATAGAAATGTTAGTGCTAAATAGTTCAAGCTTCCACAAAAGCTAAACTAAGTAAAATTTATGTTAAATCATCTCTGTCTTTCTTATTTAAATAAGGCGTCCTTATTtttcttccttcttcctctctctctttcatatcttatttttattccttccttatttcttcttttgatatcatgtaaaattaaaataagaggAAAAACTAATAATAATGTCTAATAATctttacaaattaaaattgattaagtagaaatattcaattttaatcCAAGTGATACTTTGTCTTGTTTATTCATACACAAGGagtcaaaaaatattttaaattatttttgcataaaaaggatatggaaattattttatttatttattttggataaATTTACAACATATATCATTTCAAGTATCCAACAtagaaaaatatcatattttgtaaaaaggtcaaggaaaatatcatatttagtcaTTGGGTGGAAAGTTTGAAAATGCCTCCATGCCTGGGGCAATTTTGGGCCAAAAAATGTCAAAAGTACCAAAACGGGTATAAAAATTCTCCAAGGATTATCCATGTTCATGATTGAAACATCATAGACTATTTATGTATAAGAGGCTAAATTATTACATACATAATAATTACTACACACACGTAGAAAATATCcgaaatattattataaattactaaaaaataaaaaattacataattaaaatcctaaaagtTAAAAAGTAATAtcctgaaaattaaaaaaattacattcgTGGAAATTTAAAGAAGACTAGTTCGATGGCGGCTATTGATTGGGGTCGGGGAGCATACCCAATTGTAGTTGGAGGGTTCGTATCATCCGGCTATGAGCCTCTTTTTGCTCGGGAGACATCCGAGATGTATCGGCAAAAATGGTGTTATTCAAAATGGGAAATAACGTGTTGGTGTTTGGAGGCATTGCAGGGGGTGGAGGCAGGGGGTGGAGCCAACGGTTCGGCTGGAGGTCGCGACGCGACGGCGAATGACCGTTTTCTTATCCGACGGACGACGTTGGGACCGCTCGGGCCGACATCGTAATTATCCAACTAGCTTCGACAAGCTGGCTTGCCACCTCGTCCTCGCCGAAGTCGGATAGCGACCTCGACCTTTTGCTAGAGGAACCGAAGGAGGATTGGACCTCCCTTCCACTTTGAAAGATGATGTACCTTCTTCCAAGTGTTGAGACTTGAGATGCTTGAATGAATGGTGTAGTATTGTTTGGTAGACCAACATGGCGGTTGTGATGATGTCACGACCGATGTTCCgtgaggtaatacccctggaacttctggatttcttcgttggctcttcCGACGGCATTGCGCAACATACTCTCAGTGCGCACCACCTTTCCCTCCGGTCGGTTGGCATTGTACAAGCGAGCGATGCGGCCCCAAAACCTGTCCCCGGTTTGGTTCGTGCCTACATCCCGATCTTCGGAGATCCCGACATAAGCATCGAatatcttctccatctcgagcggAGTGTACGGAGTGCGGACGTTGAGGTCACCGCCACCGCTATGGCTACGGACACCATGACTGCTAGAATTGCCCTCGGGAAGTTGGGACAATGGTTGTGTCGAGCCGTGCTTGGGTGTCCACCTGTATTGCCCATCCATGGTATTTTGCATGTCCACCGGGTAAGGACGGTAGCCACCTGGAATTTGTGAGCCTTGGGTAAGAGGATGGGGCGAGAAATTCGTATCCGGCGATGCGGATAACGAACCGCTGAACCCTAAACCAATCGTGGTTCCATCCGCCGGAGCCGGAGAGGTATTCGCCGGACATGTTTgtaagagagaaaatgagaTAGAGAGTTGTTTGTGTAATGtgattttttgggttgaaatgagagctatttatagatgaaaatgtgaagtttgggatgaaaataataataataataataaaaattgaaagtCGAAAAAAactggatatattttattgggaagtgagaaaaaaaaaacacacacactgcaCCGCACGCGCACACACAAAGAGAATAACATAGTGTTAATAGAAGCTACGTTCGTGATTCAGTATGTATCCTCCATCAGTGAAATGCCACGAGCGAACTCCAACCACTAGCGATCACCACGCCACCATTTTACCAGTATAGAGAAAGTTTACGGGTAAATTAGATGAGTTCCAACCACATCATTTTCGCTATGAATTCGTTAAATATTTTTCACCCTCTAAGTACTTCCCAGTGATTTCTCTACTGCTTTTGGTAAACGTAATATGTTATATGAATAAAGAGTTATCCTGGTAAATACTCAAAATTTGTGACTTTCAAGTAAAACCTCATATTTCATTTAGTTTCACACGCAATATTTTCTTCTGCATTAAACAATTATCATGGTGAATGCCATATCTTACCAAAATTTGTGACTTTCAACTAAAGCCCCATATATATCTTACCAAAATTTGTGACTTTTAACTAAAGCCCCATATTTCATTTAGTTCACACGCAATATTTTCTTATACATTAACCAATATTCAATTTGTTATATGGTCTCGCATGTTttgtaatactattattttatatttataagagTATATAAGACATGAGCAGTAAACAGAATTGAAGATGTCTATCAGTGTATGTATCTCTAGTCCACTACTCAAATAAATTAAGATATACTACATGGTTCCTCTAAATCTAATTTTGGACTAAAAATTGATCCAACAAATCTTCTCGGTGGGCATGATTAGCCAAAAGAGGAAATAGGCACATTCTTTATCGTCGTACAAGGCCATATTGCCCACTACTACATTTTTATTCTTTTGCCTAAAGTGGTTGACCTTGACTTCGACCTTGACTTCATAACTATATACCTCGCCACCAAATTTCATACGTGTTTCCATGTCATCAGTTGTAAAAGTATCTACTTTCCTTGATATATTTACTTGGTATTATTGCAAGTTGCAACATCGTATCAACATTCAAATTACCGAATATTCGATTTCGTGCTACTACCCTCCATTATACTCCTCATATTtcatagtagagtcattttaccattttagtgtATCATAGTAATTGAGTCATTTATCtatttagtaaaagtcaacacatctTTTCTCAGCTACTTTTCCATTTCTCTTATTTATTCtctatattttttcttctctcctactttaatATCTTtgtatttaatacattacacatttttttcttaatttctgtgccgaaaagaaatgcctctactactatagaacggagggagtagtaggtGCGTCTTTCCTAATAATGTTAATTATAGCTACGAAGTTTGATATGAATTAATATGAGGTTAATTCGAGAAATTATTTGAAGAGAGTGTTAGAAATGAATAAGATAGAAAATCTCTGCGTAGCGAGGCGTCATAAATAAAAtgagattaataatttaattctgtattctTCTTAATGATTGATGTGTATTTTTTCGAGCTTAAATATCAAGTGTAAGATCAAACAAGTTTAATtaaatagctctaatattacaatctatctgcaATAGTACAGAGTCGATTGTAGTatttcgagtgtcgaaccacagggagtcGTATGTTATTTAACGAGAATTGAcaagattaataaactaaatttacaaactaaAGTGCGAAAATAGAGAAACTCAAGAGATTGAGAGCGTTGCTCCTAATATGCTCCAGATGTGAATTAACTTAACGGACCAATTAACCTAAGGATTAAAGATTAATCTAATGAAAGTTGTAATAAACTCGTTCATTCTACTCACACTGAACATGTTCGTAGATGCTTGAATTTAACCTTGCTGAACACTAAGATCAAATTCGTACTCGTCGGATTATCACTCCTACAGACGCATAGTAAGCTCTAATCCAACTTCTACGTTCCAACGTACatgattcatttacaaaatcaattaaacattcCTACAGACGCATAGTAAATGTCCAACAAATATTGTAACGACATGTAAATCAGCTTATCCAAGATTCATATGCTGAACACGATACAAATCTCAAACTCTTTATCTACGTTTCCACCTTTtaaccaagttaaagagacattggctAAAAGACAAGATTGAATCATAAAACAGGCCGGAATTATAATTCAACGTAAAAAGCACCGTAGAAAATATCATAGAATAATATTAATCCATAGAATCCTAAAGTAATTCACATCTTTCACAAATTAGGAGCAACAgaagagtttagttacacatccACAACCAAACGAGAAGAACCATAGAACTCAATGTGTAGATGGTAGTAAATCTCCTccgagatgatgaagattggaTCTCCCTTCCttcctcttctcttcttcttcctctcttctttctctccaatCTCTGTCCAAGTCGTCCCTAGGAGTCCTCCCCCTTTCTGCTATGATTTTTCTCGTTTTTAATCCTCAAAACTGCCGCTAGAACTGCCATTTTGCAGTTGAAactccaaaacgcccgaccgggcgaaattagAAGAGGGAATCGCCTGACCGGGCGAAAGGCTTCTGGATGGCTCGcagggaaacgcccgaccgggcgttccgAAAGATGACATCGCCCGACCGGACGATAAATCTGGACTCCGAGTTACGTTCAAAtatgacccggccgggtgggtTTTCAACCCCacaaattcacccggccgggtgactcaTTTTCCGAGCTTTCTGAACTCACGACGCCATTTGCACAACcttttcaccatccgagcttcattcctacaccataaaacatacttttgcaagcatcaaactatataaatcatgtaaagttaggggaataaaaatgtacaatttgattcacatcaatgATATTCTTATACATATCTATAACATGTATAAATTAGGAAAGAAAATCAAACCACGGGATTAACACCAGAAAAATAAGTAGCAATAGAGGAGCTTAACAACACAACGAACATGGTAGAATAAGAGTAAATAAATTCGAGGATGAGAACttaatgaaagcaccaatttaaTAGAGATTAATATGAGATTAATTCTTATCGAGAAATTATTTAAAGAGAGTAGGAGAAAAAATGTGAACAAGATAGAAAATCACTAATCAAACAGTCTAAAGCAAACATTGCTAATAACTTTTCATAGTTTATGATTATTTTCTGGTTAATAGTGTATTAAGTAGGTGAAAGTACAGTGTGCAATGCTAAAGTAATCACAACCAAAAGTGACCGAAAAGTGATGTCTCCTAAAGCATTTGCAATATCGCCAATTGATCTAATtattactcactccgtccccaAATAATATAGTACATCTTATatttgacacgaattttaatataaaattgataaagtaagagaaaagtaaagagaaaaaataattaaaatattattagtggagaatgagtctcaccttacTAGAGAAAAAATACTTTCTCAAATTAGAAAGTCCATATTCTTATGTGacgaactaaaaatgaaagaatgcatattcttgtgggacgggaGGAGTATTTCTCCTCTTGAATGTAGGAGTGCACTATGGTGACACTATAGGGATGTAGGATTATACTCCTAAATCATTATATatagactatatatatatatatatatatggatgtaggGGTGCACTATGATGGCACCGACACCATAGTTAAAATAACAACCAAGGGAAATAATATGTGATACATAGACAACCAATTTGTGATACATATACAACTAATTTGCGATACGAAATAAGAGCACTATGGTGACatcatatttaaaatgacaATATAGACAAGCAATCTGCAATACATATGCAAGCAACTTAGCATATATTTCTAAGCAATATGTGATACGACAATAAAGATAGTCAAACAATCTAAGATATATAAGCAAGTAAGTCAGTCACGTGACAGACTAAGGTTAAATCAGCACATAAATCTAAGAGTTCTTATTGGTGGTACATTGTCACTTTAAAAGTGTTTGTCATTTTAATATAATCTTATATAGAGGTATATATACAAGAGACTAATGTTTAGCTAACTTTCCTCTACCAATTTTTATCTTAAAACCCGTGGTGAAAAGAAATAATACTCCTAAATAATCAGTGTTTAAAATGAGAGATTTTGTATTATGACATATAGAACAAATTATAAATTAGGATATTGTTTCTTAAATCACATATTTTGGTCTActtaaattttatgaatttaaaatttaataaaaaattatgaacttaTTCTTTATAATGAATTTTCGAATGAgttcgaaaaaaaattaattttattgcaaAATTCACTGCAAAGTTTAAATCCATAAATGTTacaatcaaattttaaatttattaaaaatatcaaatgttcaattaaaaatgaaagctTTACTATTTTTGGAATGACGTAATTTTATTACCGCGTGGACATTCAAAGACAGGTGGGCCCCGCCTCACAGCTGCTCTGACTCTTTTCACTCTCTTTTGTCTTCACCGCGCTCGCTCTATATATTATTGCCAACGCCTCAGTAAAATATCTTTACGTAATTTTAGCTGCtactctcttttttcttttttccctcCCAATAATTAGGCGACGCCGGCGATGGGGAATTGCTGCTCCGACGTGGCCGGAGGGCAGACGGCGGTCGGAGGCACCAACTCCAGCGCAGCAGCTAACGCTTCTAACGAAGCAGTTGATGCCTTCTTCAAGTCTCGCGGCTACAATGgtctctactctcagatcgagGTCCGTGCTAATTGTTTGCACACTGGATATGTGTATTCAATCGATTATGTGTTCGGCATTTGCTTGCTGAACTgtattttgacttttttttggtagagtttgctatttttgtttatgtgtgtgtttgtttagGTTTTGATGGTGCATAGGTAATTGAAATTGGATTACTGCAATTGGAAATGTTGGCTAACTTGTTTTCCGCGTTGTGATTTCGTACGCAGACATTTAGTTTGGTATTCGCGTATTAGGGAAAATTATTGGGGAGATTGAGCAATTGAGCGTGATTAGGTTCTCGTTTGTAGTTCTATCCTAATTCGAGGAATGAAGTATGAATTTGTAAAAATAGCCAAAATGGATGagtgttgggatttacgcacacaaggctttcacacacttaataagatcacacacacactcactgttgtatgagatcacacaatgcaggaaacacacacactcacactttgagtattgaagatgataatcttggagagaaaactggaaaactctttattgattaaactctatctctaaactacatacatggtgagctatttaaagctctctaatcacgtagcaactgctactaactaactacaagaagaatcaagaaagcaagaagaataaccgctacatctcggctaactaactgctgctccaacggctagtttctctaggccgaacttccttctcggttcaagaccgaactgttgcttcttctttctcggctcaagacgaactctattcttgactcaagaccgaactttcttttcggctcacaaccgagcactctcttcggctcacaaccgagctcccttctcggttcacaaaccgaactcctttctcggtacacaaaccgaactcctttgctactcggctcaagaccaactgtcttctcggctcaaagccgaactcaaagccgagctcaaagccgagcttccttcttcttctcttcttcttccaactgaaatgagcactccattattacaa
This portion of the Salvia splendens isolate huo1 chromosome 10, SspV2, whole genome shotgun sequence genome encodes:
- the LOC121751901 gene encoding transcription initiation factor TFIID subunit 5-like isoform X1, with amino-acid sequence MDQEEIDKVVLAYLDKRGFKQAGLVLQQEKQQSSSKGSNASSTAQIDPDIAKQILSFSEVDGPAQYQEGYSKLRSWAYSSLDQYQHELVRVLYPVFIHAFMDLVEKGHIQEARSFFNSFRGDHEVMHIRDLQKLEGVLSPSHLKEMEFAHSLRQKKAGIKICQYSYDLLLQYLHKSQSITMLGIVNEHINFQVSPGQPNSIADDAEYVSFFGGDQDTANLLNQKEIHWGLLEDSLEERLEKIDAPSMDFEMADVEAREGELEENKKRSDVKQGTTTKKLKKDKVAGATAKAHRSDSVTAPCVKPELAQPVIPLEVEHSILEDLRNRVQLSSMALPSISLYTFINTHDSLNCASISHDGSMVAGGFSDSSLKVWDMAKLGQQNVICKLMSPSQGENDLAANEPSSTAGGRNYTLFRGHAGPVHSATFSPFGDFILSSSSDSTIRLWSSRLNANLVCYKGHNYPVWDVQFSPLGHYFASASHDRTARIWSMDRIQPLRILAGHLSDVDCVQWHANCNYLATGSSDKTVRLWDVQSGECVRIFIGHRSMILSLAMSPDGRYMASGDEDGTIMMWDLASGRCLAPFVGHGSCIWSLAFSCEGSLLASGSADCTVKIWDVATSSRVPKSDENGKNGYTSRPRSLKTLLTKSTPVYALQFSRRNLLFAAGALSKQL
- the LOC121751901 gene encoding transcription initiation factor TFIID subunit 5-like isoform X3, with protein sequence MDQEEIDKVVLAYLDKRGFKQAGLVLQQEKQQSSSKGSNASSTAQIDPDIAKQILSFSEVDGPAQYQEGYSKLRSWAYSSLDQYQHELVRVLYPVFIHAFMDLVEKGHIQEARSFFNSFRGDHEVMHIRDLQKLEGVLSPSHLKEMEFAHSLRQKKAGIKICQYSYDLLLQYLHKSQSITMLGIVNEHINFQVSPGQPNSIADDAEYVSFFGGDQDTANLLNQKEIHWGLLEDSLEERLEKIDAPSMDFEMADVEAREGELEENKKRSDVKQGTTTKKLKKDKVAGATAKAHRSDSVTAPCVKPELAQPVIPLEVEHSILEDLRNRVQLSSMALPSISLYTFINTHDSLNCASISHDGSMVAGGFSDSSLKVWDMAKLGQQNVICKLMSPSQGENDLAANEPSSTAGGRNYTLFRGHAGPVHSATFSPFGDFILSSSSDSTIRLWSSRLNANLVCYKGHNYPVWDVQFSPLGHYFASASHDRTARIWSMDRIQPLRILAGHLSDVDCVQWHANCNYLATGSSDKTVRLWDVQSGECVRIFIGHRSMILSLAMSPDGRYMASGDEDGTIMMWDLASGRCLAPFVGHGSCIWSLAFSCEGSLLASGSADCTVKIWDVATSSRVPKSDEKPRSLKTLLTKSTPVYALQFSRRNLLFAAGALSKQL
- the LOC121751901 gene encoding transcription initiation factor TFIID subunit 5-like isoform X2, which codes for MDQEEIDKVVLAYLDKRGFKQAGLVLQQEKQQSSSKGSNASSTAQIDPDIAKQILSFSEVDGPAQYQEGYSKLRSWAYSSLDQYQHELVRVLYPVFIHAFMDLVEKGHIQEARSFFNSFRGDHEVMHIRDLQKLEGVLSPSHLKEMEFAHSLRQKKAGIKICQYSYDLLLQYLHKSQSITMLGIVNEHINFQVSPGQPNSIADDAEYVSFFGGDQDTANLLNQKEIHWGLLEDSLEERLEKIDAPSMDFEMADVEAREGELEENKKRSDVKQGTTTKKLKKDKVAGATAKAHRSDSVTAPCVKPELAQPVIPLEVEHSILEDLRNRVQLSSMALPSISLYTFINTHDSLNCASISHDGSMVAGGFSDSSLKVWDMAKLGQQNVISPSQGENDLAANEPSSTAGGRNYTLFRGHAGPVHSATFSPFGDFILSSSSDSTIRLWSSRLNANLVCYKGHNYPVWDVQFSPLGHYFASASHDRTARIWSMDRIQPLRILAGHLSDVDCVQWHANCNYLATGSSDKTVRLWDVQSGECVRIFIGHRSMILSLAMSPDGRYMASGDEDGTIMMWDLASGRCLAPFVGHGSCIWSLAFSCEGSLLASGSADCTVKIWDVATSSRVPKSDENGKNGYTSRPRSLKTLLTKSTPVYALQFSRRNLLFAAGALSKQL